In a genomic window of Vairimorpha necatrix chromosome 12, complete sequence:
- a CDS encoding crossover junction endonuclease MUS81 — MLVNKIIITKIKSLLEAATKAKLKSKFIYKKILDEFTKFNKPIISKTQIKNIPNVGTKTLELLCEHIETELKKVTNNLEDLEKYKLFFQVKDYNELKEKFLESEKKNFEESENKKYVEISHFDEDFFISDITGSDIEMVTIDFKKDCLSFSQPNPNLNEDYKVKANKVKLVEDKKNFNNIKNSPLAKKKQLKKYIPGYKTGPYAILKALWLENGISKHKIIQIAKNYSTTEFDLTSRNSAWSGMKTLIDKNFVYKESGSKKYFITEEGLTTANKLFFDTSIIKNTDTEVTLLIDSREIKNRNFRSFFQGYFENTGVNFETRQLEVGDFAWIQNEMICDFIVERKCGSDFVSSITDGRYKEQKNRLRDTGITNIYYLVENLKISDFKNISYETGCQSLTTTKLEGMTVIETDDIKESATVIENIHNRVKNVQDGNYKMSYGSFIEKGSKNKNMSVNKMLFYAFSGIYGINNEKARLLTEHFKTFKNFYTISLSKNLRTELVNSGINLSKRNIDDIIHFMCKDTSN; from the coding sequence ATGTtagttaataaaattataattacaaaaattaaaagtcTCTTAGAAGCTGCCACTAaagcaaaattaaaaagtaaatttatttacaagAAAATTCTAGACGAATttactaaatttaataaaccTATTATATCTAAAACacaaataaagaatattcCTAATGTAGGGACAAAAACTTTAGAATTACTTTGTGAACACATAGAAACAGAACTTAAAAAAGTAACAAATAACTTAGaagatttagaaaaatacaaattattttttcaggTCAAAGATTACAACGaactaaaagaaaaatttttagagagcgaaaaaaaaaattttgaagaaagcgaaaataaaaaatatgttgaAATTTCTCATTTTGATGaagattttttcataagTGATATAACTGGTTCAGATATAGAAATGGTTACTATTGATTTCAAAAAAGATTGTTTATCTTTTTCACAACCGAATCCAAACTTAAATGAGGATTACAAAGTAAAAGCCAATAAAGTCAAATTAgtagaagataaaaaaaattttaacaatataaaaaattcaccTCTAGCCAAAAagaaacaattaaaaaaatatattccgGGGTATAAAACCGGACCATATGCAATTTTAAAAGCTCTTTGGCTTGAAAATGGCATTtctaaacataaaataatcCAAATTgctaaaaattattctaCAACCGAATTCGACCTTACGTCTCGAAATTCCGCCTGGTCGGGAATGAAAACActaattgataaaaattttgtgtATAAAGAATCAggatcaaaaaaatattttattacgGAAGAAGGTCTGACTACAGCAAACAAGTTATTTTTTGACACttctataataaaaaacacaGACACAGAAGTTACTCTTCTTATAGATTCTAgagaaatcaaaaatagGAATTTTAGATCTTTTTTCCAAGGATATTTCGAAAACACAGGCGTAAATTTCGAGACTCGCCAATTAGAAGTTGGCGATTTCGCTTGGATTCAAAATGAAATGATTTGTGATTTTATTGTTGAACGCAAATGTGGTTCCGATTTTGTAAGTAGTATAACTGACGGAAGATATAAAGagcaaaaaaatagacTTAGAGATACAGGaataacaaatatttattatttggtagaaaatctaaaaatttcagattttaaaaatatttcatatgAGACTGGATGTCAATCTCTGACTACTACAAAATTAGAAGGAATGACTGTTATTGAGACTGatgatattaaagaaaGTGCGACTGTTATAGAAAATATCCACAATAGAGTCAAAAATGTACAAGATGGGAATTATAAAATGAGTTATGGTagttttatagaaaaaggaagtaaaaataagaatatgaGTGTAAATAAAATGCTTTTTTATGCCTTTTCTGGTATTTATGGGATTAATAATGAGAAGGCAAGATTGTTGACTgaacattttaaaacatttaaaaatttttatacgaTAAGTTtgagtaaaaatttacgaACAGAGTTAGTGAATTCAGGAATTAATCTTagtaaaagaaatatagacgatattatacattttatGTGCAAAGACACGTCTAactga
- a CDS encoding proline-tRNA ligase (PARS1), giving the protein MSKQKFGLTVKKSENFSTWYTQVLDKGEFLDYYDVKGCYILRPNGQFIWSEIRRWFTNEIEKINVEEYSFPMLIPKAFLEKEASHISDFSPEVAWITKCGDEVLHEPVAIRPTSETVIYPSFAKWISSHRDLPLKINQWCNILRWELRGTTPLIRSKEFLWQEGHTAHLKKSDADEEVLYVLDLYYRIYKELLAVPVIKGIKTENEKFAGADYSTTVEGFIPQVGRGIQAATSHHLGQTFSQMFDVKAQIDDNSSEFVYQNSWGFTTRSLGIAVMIHSDDKGLVLPPRVAKTQVIIIPCGIKTKTKDEDKKKLINVVEKIKRQLLSANIRAQVDSRDNITVGYKYNHWELKGVPLRFTIGPEELEKKEICVYKRNTGEKSQVQYNEDIANITSKLLDEIQKELYDKALVEQNSKIKYVKDFPEFIKFLDNNFLLMTPWCEKSECEEEIKKRSTKYEDGKILLAGAKSLCIPFESKEFNNETCIICNGTCKRYTLFGRSY; this is encoded by the coding sequence ATGAGCAAACAAAAATTTGGCTTaacagtaaaaaaatctgaaaatttttcaacTTGGTACACTCAAGTTTTGGACAAAGGAGAATTTCTTGACTATTACGACGTAAAGGGTTGTTATATTCTCAGACCCAATGGACAATTTATATGGTCAGAAATTAGGAGATGGTTCACTAatgaaatagaaaaaattaatgttGAAGAATATTCTTTCCCGATGCTAATTCCTAAAGCTTTTTTAGAGAAAGAGGCCTCTCACATTTCTGATTTCTCACCTGAAGTGGCTTGGATCACAAAATGCGGGGATGAAGTTTTACACGAACCAGTAGCAATTAGGCCGACTTCAGAAACTGTCATATATCCTTCATTTGCGAAATGGATCAGCAGTCACAGAGATTTGCCTTTGAAAATTAATCAATGGTGCAATATTTTGAGATGGGAATTGCGAGGCACGACACCTTTGATCAGAagtaaagaatttttatggCAAGAAGGTCATACGGCCCATCTGAAGAAATCAGACGCTGACGAAGAAGTCTTGTATGTTTTAGATTTGTATTATAGAATCTATAAGGAATTATTAGCAGTGCCTGTCATCAAGGGAATTAAAACTGAGAATGAGAAGTTTGCCGGAGCTGATTATTCCACTACAGTAGAGGGGTTTATTCCTCAAGTAGGCAGAGGAATACAAGCAGCCACTTCTCATCATTTGGGCCAAACTTTCAGTCAGATGTTTGACGTCAAGGCTCAAATAGACGACAATAGCTCGGAATTTGTGTATCAGAATTCATGGGGCTTTACTACCAGATCTTTGGGTATAGCAGTCATGATTCATTCAGATGATAAAGGTCTTGTTTTGCCACCAAGAGTGGCCAAGACACAAGTGATAATCATTCCTTGTGgtataaaaacaaagacTAAAGATGAAgacaagaagaaattaataaatgtaGTTGAAAAAATCAAGAGACAACTATTGTCTGCAAATATTAGGGCACAGGTAGACAGTAGAGACAATATTACTGTAGGATATAAATACAACCACTGGGAACTTAAAGGAGTCCCTTTGAGATTTACAATTGGACCCGAAGAAttggaaaaaaaagaaatctGTGTTTACAAAAGAAACACGGGGGAGAAATCTCAAGTACAATATAACGAAGACATTGCCAACATAACAAGTAAATTACTTGATGAAATACAGAAAGAATTATACGACAAGGCTTTAGTAGAACAAAATagcaaaataaaatacgtCAAAGATTTCCCagaatttatcaaatttttagataataattttttactgaTGACGCCGTGGTGCGAGAAATCGGAATGTGaggaagaaataaaaaaacgaagTACGAAATATGAAGATgggaaaattttattagcaGGGGCGAAGTCTCTGTGCATTCCATTTGAATctaaagaatttaataatgagACATGTATAATTTGTAATGGTACATGTAAAAGATACACTTTATTTGGTAGaagttattaa
- a CDS encoding DNA repair protein RAD16, whose protein sequence is MTEMYRNDPRKDIEIYKEEISAPAKFRKLTPVEEKKIKRREMENLYISDNHTMLDDISDIEVELLRHPSGLVTKLMDYQLYGISWMKSREKSDIKGGILADQMGMGKTIQTIGLLLLGTSSDVNLIILPSIALNQWIEEIERHAPGMFNIMKNYGNLKMKTETYQKNQNKKIDIILTTYGTVENEYRRKSGILYSMEYTRIILDEAHYVKDSRSKTSSAISLLKSKYRWALTGTPVQNRVGDLLSLVKFLKLFPFSHYFCKKCSCTSIHWLRYNEKDESHSRGFCVCGHFGAVHFSWWNRNIATPIKEFGYTEEGKAIFDKLHKFTKKIILRRTKLGIEAELGLPSKVVSIDRLYINEKELDFYKSLYSNTKSKYDEYNLRGEVVNHYAHIFDLLLKMRLAANHPYLVYKNNENAMSDIPICGFCNEECDDPVISKCKHVFCREEAKKFLLLSSECPVCKIKITIDLNQVYEYKLTTKLDPTNWMSSTKIEYLIEQLTRLNSNKNKIEKSIVFSQYVNFLEILRWRLERAGFRCVTIYGNMPQNQRKAAIEKFNNESEITVFLISLKAGGVALNLTEANNVFLMDLWWNPAVEEQAMDRIHRIGQHRPIRIHRIIIQNSIESKILELQKKKKVLFESAVEQNYGAVEKINEEDLHFLFS, encoded by the coding sequence ATGACTGAGATGTATCGAAATGATCCACGGAAAGATAtcgaaatttataaagaagagATATCAGCACCAgctaaatttagaaaactaACTCCagtagaagaaaaaaagatcaaaagaagagaaatggaaaatttgtatataaGTGATAATCATACCATGTTAGATGATATATCTGATATAGAAGTAGAACTACTTAGACATCCATCTGGTCTTGTCACTAAACTAATGGATTACCAACTTTATGGAATATCATGGATGAAAAGTAGAGAAAAAAGCGACATTAAAGGCGGTATATTAGCAGATCAAATGGGTATGGGTAAAACAATACAAACTATCGGACTATTACTTTTGGGAACTTCAAGTGACGTGAACTTAATAATACTTCCTTCTATAGCACTTAATCAATGGATCGAAGAAATAGAAAGACACGCGCCAGGAATGTTcaatattatgaaaaattacgGAAATCTTAAAATGAAAACTGAGacatatcaaaaaaatcaaaataaaaaaattgatataattttaacgACTTATGGAACAGTAGAAAATGAATACAGAAGAAAATCAGGAATATTGTATTCTATGGAATATACAAGAATTATTCTAGACGAAGCACATTATGTCAAAGATTCTAGATCGAAAACTAGTAGTGCaatttcattattaaaatcgAAATATAGATGGGCTTTGACAGGGACGCCTGTACAAAACAGAGTAGGAGACTTGCTTTCTTTagttaaatttcttaagcTCTTCCCATTTTCTCATtatttttgcaaaaaatGTTCTTGTACTTCGATTCATTGGCTTAGGTACAATGAAAAAGATGAGTCGCACTCTAGAGGATTTTGCGTCTGTGGACATTTTGGCGCAGTTCATTTTTCGTGGTGGAATCGGAATATTGCTACAccaataaaagaatttggATATACTGAAGAAGGTAAAGCGATATTCGATAAACTACACAAATTcacgaaaaaaattattttaagaaGAACAAAATTGGGTATTGAGGCGGAATTAGGATTGCCTAGTAAAGTGGTTTCTATTGATAGgttatatattaatgaaaaagaattagatttttataaaagtttaTATTCTAATACAAAAAGTAAATACGATGAATACAATCTTAGAGGAGAAGTAGTAAATCATTATGCGCATATTTTTGAtctacttttaaaaatgagaCTGGCTGCTAATCATCCATATTtagtatataaaaataatgaaaatgcTATGAGTGACATACCAATTTGTGGATTTTGTAATGAAGAATGTGACGATCCTGTGATTTCGAAATGTAAACACGTTTTTTGTAGAGAAGaagctaaaaaatttttacttttgtCTTCTGAATGCCCAGTttgtaaaatcaaaataactATCGATTTAAACCAAGTTTACGAGTACAAACTTACCACAAAACTAGATCCCACAAACTGGATGAGTTCTACtaaaattgaatatttaattgAACAACTTACAAGATTAAATtctaacaaaaataaaattgagaaaagtattgttttttctcaatatgtaaatttcttagaaattttaagatgGCGATTAGAACGAGCAGGTTTCCGATGTGTTACGATTTATGGGAACATGCCACAAAATCAAAGAAAAGCTGCTATAgagaaatttaataatgaatCAGAAATTactgtatttttaatttctttaaaagcTGGTGGGGTAGCTTTAAATTTGACGGAAGCCAATAATGTCTTTTTAATGGATTTATGGTGGAACCCGGCGGTAGAAGAACAAGCTATGGATCGTATTCATCGTATTGGTCAACATAGACCTATTAGAATTCATAGAATTATTATACAGAATTCTATTgaatctaaaattttggaattacaaaagaaaaaaaaagttttgtTTGAATCAGCAGTCGAACAGAATTATGGAGCGGTAGAAAAGATTAATGAAGAGgatcttcattttttattttcttaa
- a CDS encoding transcription factor E2F, with protein MTKYFTSDKLSSARSENSLLTLTKKFMQLIRSSQDKVINLNTAASELGVHKRRVYDITNVLEGLGLLSKWSVSSAKWIGGNIDEHIGSESDNKENINSCNEKIISKEEKDLDRQIAKLNNKINELSQCQNNLEKAYVTFNDLESIPSLKDKLIFTVKAPADMVMDMPKYDKGSYKLHLTAESGNIMVYYVSDDPHE; from the coding sequence ATGACTAAATATTTCACTTCAGACAAGTTATCATCTGCTCGATCTGAGAACAGTCTTCTCACTTTGacgaaaaaatttatgcaACTTATAAGATCTTCACAGGACAAAgtcataaatttaaacacAGCCGCCAGTGAACTTGGAGTCCATAAAAGAAGAGTTTATGATATTACAAATGTACTAGAAGGACTAGGTCTTCTAAGTAAATGGTCTGTAAGTAGTGCAAAGTGGATTGGTGGAAATATTGATGAGCATATTGGAAGTGAAAGcgataataaagaaaatattaattcttGTAATGAGAAGATTATAagtaaagaagaaaaagatcTCGATCGGCAAATagcaaaattaaataataaaataaacgaACTCTCTCAGTGtcaaaataatttggaAAAGGCCTATGTCACATTTAATGACTTAGAAAGCATCCCAAGCTTAAAAGATAAGTTAATTTTTACTGTAAAGGCGCCGGCCGACATGGTGATGGATATGCCGAAATATGACAAAGGCTCATATAAACTTCATTTAACAGCGGAATCTGGAAATATTATGGTTTATTATGTCTCAGATGATCCACacgaataa
- a CDS encoding SUMO-activating enzyme subunit 2, whose product MVENIYSVSEHKTHVKNVLVVGAGGIGCELSKLLCLSSELKITIIDFDTIELTNLNRQFFFTEQDIGKYKSEVVGQKIKDLTNWDVTTITESIFKYDLDFFKKFDVVYNCLDNNETRSYVNLRCFLGNIKLIDGGSSGFKGQSCIFDYSNECFDCLPKPNQKTYNLCTIRSIPTKFEHCIEFVKSVFFDDEFDFKEIIKKFRAPRKFYKKFVVSNLLVNKDQVSLDLFYNKIRRDIKKLIKYISFLLKKYNKISDYDKDEIYKVKLLYRLSCMRSKSAGIDVLSYFDFQNIANNIIPSLCTTNSIVASFMLLSEKSNKYYFLTLGNKLYNELYPSDKNSDCSVCSKKWVYLVHRENSTALDLFKFMNKKFKIDCKYLMTENNILYSKFPNNLSGLLSVTSNSVCTLGYDEDGIMKIYISGLGDEFLCTEK is encoded by the coding sequence ATggttgaaaatatttattctgTCTCGGAACATAAGACCCATGTGAAGAATGTTCTAGTTGTTGGTGCTGGTGGTATAGGATGTGAATTATCTAAATTATTATGTCTATCATCAGAACTAAAGATCACTATTATAGATTTTGATACTATAGAACTTACAAATCTAAATCGTCAGTTTTTCTTTACTGAACAAGATATTGgcaaatataaatctgAAGTAGTAGGACAGAAGATCAAAGATCTCACAAATTGGGATGTTACAACAATAACTGAATCTATTTTCAAATACGAtctagatttttttaagaagtTTGATGTGGTTTATAATTGTCTTGATAATAATGAGACTCGTTCATATGTCAATCTGAGATGCTTTTTgggaaatataaaacttaTAGATGGCGGATCAAGTGGATTTAAAGGACAATCTTGTATTTTTGACTATTCTAATGAATGCTTTGATTGCCTTCCTAAACCCAATCAGAAGACATACAATTTGTGCACTATAAGATCTATTCCTACTAAATTTGAGCATTGTATTGAGTTTGTAAAAAGTGTCTTCTTTGACGACGAATTTGATTTCAAGGAAATCATCAAGAAATTTAGAGCACCAAGGAAGTTTTACAAGAAATTTGTAGTTAGTAACTTACTAGTAAATAAGGACCAAGTTTCTCtggatttattttataataaaatcagaagagatataaagaaattaataaagtaTATATCTTTCCTTcttaagaaatataataagatCTCTGATTATGATAAGGATGAAATTTACAAGGTCAAGTTACTTTACAGATTGTCTTGTATGAGATCTAAATCAGCAGGGATAGATGTTCTGAGTTACTTCGACTTTCAGAATATAGccaataatattattcCTTCCCTTTGTACTACTAATTCTATTGTGGCTTCGTTCATGCTCCTCAGTGAGAAGTCTAACAAGTATTATTTCCTTACACTGGGGAATAAGCTCTATAATGAATTATATCCCAGTGATAAGAACAGTGACTGTTCAGTGTGCTCTAAGAAATGGGTATATTTAGTGCATAGAGAGAATTCTACTGCCTTagatctttttaaatttatgaataaGAAGTTTAAGATAGACTGTAAATATCTTATGACCGagaataatattttgtatagTAAGTTTCCTAATAATTTATCAGGTCTTTTAAGTGTAACTTCTAATTCTGTCTGTACACTCGGGTATGACGAGGATGGTATTAtgaagatttatatttcagGACTGGGAGACGAATTTTTATGCACTGAAAAATGA
- a CDS encoding BRCT domain-containing protein has product MIQSQEFEIENTHKPKIFITTSGISEKEKCLIRKILPSHIVLEDELTTLTTYLISYKSIISDKFIQAMAWNIKYIKVDWLYDTGSNPNKYILKPLEGIEFSSNDITNDIFINFLSLQGAVYNENLTISTGFFISNVNEGEKIDFCKKHDIPIIRSEEIFKNKYKLIQRPFKIKAYKIDCDKIFNDKCFYIDPELNLSLFNLLKRFILEFGGSRLSVIDRNVNYILSNNIKNFLNTKCKILHYQYIFDCIDHKAELFPNSYIINKGIKSNILNNTICCIEKSIKKDSLQIINKLKALGCYIKEDDNLSCTHMIIKDKNEYKSVGLKPYKMVTVDWIDQCLYTLKHVREDKYLVKESNLSLFALTNNKTNIKRIKTAATRQKIFQFTGLPSFLKNKAIEMLEKFNIKYIISERYEECTHLIMGNVSTSEKFLCALANGAWILTPEFIENFDNSIHFDYEQYEWKSDENTDDKDKKIINSIKKWRERNIKTGYPAFYKWKVKLYATEAKRQNFTRVIENGGGQVVTNETFTHCFIAKDYKDAVKEKKAYSTDYIFAYLFK; this is encoded by the coding sequence ATGATACAATCACAGGAGTTCGAAATAGAAAATACACACAAACCAAAGATATTTATCACCACATCGGGAATATctgaaaaagaaaagtgTCTAATTAGGAAAATTCTTCCTTCGCACATTGTATTAGAAGATGAACTCACTACTTTGACTACTTATCTAATATCttataaatcaataatCTCTGATAAATTCATCCAAGCCATGGCTtggaatataaaatatatcaaagtAGATTGGCTATACGATACTGGATCAAATCccaataaatatattctaaaaCCACTAGAAGGAATAGAATTCTCTTCAAATGATATCActaatgatatttttataaattttctatctTTACAAGGCGCCGTATACAACGAAAACTTGACTATTAGCACTGGATTCTTCATTTCAAATGTCAATGAAGGCGAAAAAATAGATTTCTGTAAAAAACACGATATACCGATTATTAGATctgaagaaatttttaaaaataagtacAAACTAATACAAAGGccttttaaaatcaaagcatataaaatagactgtgataaaatttttaatgataaatgtttttatattgatcCTGAACTTAATTTGTcgttatttaatttattaaaaagatttatattgGAATTCGGAGGTAGTAGATTGTCAGTAATAGATAGAAATGTAAActatattttatcaaataatataaaaaattttttaaatactaaatgtaaaatattacattatcaatatatatttgactGTATAGACCATAAAGCCGAGTTATTTCCGAATTcctatataataaataaaggaATCAAGTCAAATATACTAAATAATACGATATGTTGTATagaaaaatctataaaGAAAGATAGTctacaaataataaataaactaaAAGCTTTGGGctgttatataaaagaagatgACAATTTATCATGTACACACatgattataaaagataaaaacgAATATAAATCTGTAGGTCTAAAACCATATAAAATGGTCACAGTCGACTGGATAGACCAGTGCTTATACACCCTTAAACATGTAAGAGAggataaatatttagtaAAAGAATCAAACTTAAGCTTATTCGCActtacaaataataaaacaaatataaaacgaATAAAAACTGCAGCTACAAGACAAAAGATCTTCCAATTTACAGGTCTGccatcttttttaaaaaataaagctATAGAAATGTTggaaaaattcaatataaaatatataataagcGAAAGATATGAAGAATGCACTCATTTAATCATGGGGAATGTAAGCACATCGGAAAAATTCCTCTGTGCTCTTGCAAACGGAGCTTGGATTTTAACACCCGAATTCATAGAAAACTTTGATAATTCAATACACTTTGATTATGAACAATATGAATGGAAAAGTGATGAAAATACAGACGacaaagataaaaaaataataaattctataaaaaaatggagAGAAAGGAACATAAAGACGGGATATCCGgcattttataaatggaaAGTAAAGTTATACGCAACAGAAGCAAAAAGGCAAAATTTTACAAGGGTAATTGAAAATGGAGGGGGTCAAGTTGTAACAAATGAGACATTTACACATTGTTTTATAGCTAAAGATTATAAAGACGCAGTGAAAGAAAAGAAAGCGTATAGTACAGACTATATATTcgcatatttatttaaataa
- a CDS encoding dolichyl-phosphate-mannose--protein mannosyltransferase: protein MKYKTLWIIFFTTFIIRTYKIEKGNFVIWDEAHFGKFSSRYLSRSFYFDVHPPLGKMLTAVGGYLFEQSPDFSFDSGSKYPNNFDYVGMRRFHAFIASLMPVFSYLILKELGYKYNLRILMTMIFIFENGFTSIGRLILLDSHLLTCTSAVIYCLTRLYNRNYKMKDLLLLGISLGLVLSIKWIGCLTTAVVGIFIIYTLYKQISTKEPLNNFILKFFRFASFLIIVPVTIYVLLYYIHFNIVHKSSTDEGHMSSFFQSTLQGNSHIKNRKYIAYGTKITIKNDKYGGGYLHSHDQEYPNYKISQVTSYYHKDNNNNWALQKVSETDKDALFVKNGDKIVLLHMETSKYLIVEDSKAYFSDGLLTGTSKDHLSEDNIFIIEIIKDTNILEDKVKSLTTKFKLRHQNTGNYITSTTQKYPEWGFSQGEIICSEDDSGSIWTVEENISDKISKDVNPQYDEVYKSIFINNFIEHNILQYNVNKSFIQDDDLEPEIITSKPYEWPFLLRGLRMTNWNDDKLKFYMFGNPLLWYSSTVSILVTPVIYFVKYIRYKRGIKKFKKLELEAFEVFICIFGYFMHYIPFFKVSRVLYFHHYYPALFFALLSLCYVLKHMSHKYLQIFIGASIYFYFLFSPLTYGFINPDRIRTLRFIQSWNFLE from the coding sequence atgaaatataaaacattatggataatatttttcactACATTTATTATCAGAacttataaaatagaaaaggGAAACTTTGTAATATGGGATGAAGCACACTTTGGTAAATTTTCATCTAGATATCTATCaagatctttttattttgatgtTCATCCTCCATTGGGCAAAATGCTCACTGCAGTAGGTggatatttatttgaacAATCTCCAGATTTTTCATTTGACTCCGGATCAAAATATCCAAATAACTTCGACTATGTAGGAATGAGAAGATTTCATGCATTCATTGCATCTTTAATGCCCGTCTTTAGTTATCTCATACTTAAAGAACTCGGTTACAAGTACAACTTAAGAATTTTAATGactatgatttttatatttgaaaatgGATTTACGTCAATAGGAAGATTAATTCTACTTGATTCACATTTATTAACTTGTACTTCTGCTGTTATTTATTGTCTAACTAGACTTTATAATAGAAATTACAAAATGAAAGATTTATTGTTATTGGGTATTAGTCTCGGACTAGTCTTGAGCATTAAGTGGATAGGATGTCTGACTACAGCTGTAGTAGGAATATTCATTATATATACACtatacaaacaaataagCACCAAGGAACCACTCAATAACTTCATtctgaaattttttagatttgcCAGTTTTCTGATAATAGTGCCAGTCACAATATATGTTCTACTCTACTATATTCATTTCAATATAGTGCATAAAAGTAGCACAGATGAAGGTCATATGAGTTCATTCTTTCAGTCAACACTTCAAGGAAATtctcatataaaaaatcgaaAATATATTGCTTACGGAACGAagataacaataaaaaatgacaaGTATGGCGGAGGATATCTTCATTCACATGACCAAGAATATCctaattataaaatcagTCAAGTTACTAGTTATTATCATAAGGATAATAATAACAACTGGGCATTACAAAAGGTGTCGGAAACGGATAAAGATGCAttatttgttaaaaatGGCGATAAAATAGTATTATTACACATGGAAActtctaaatatttaattgtaGAAGATTCTAAGGCTTATTTTTCTGACGGACTCCTTACAGGTACAAGTAAAGATCATTTAAGCGAAgataacatttttattatcgaGATAATTAAagatacaaatattttagaagatAAAGTAAAAAGTTTGACCACTAAGTTTAAACTTAGACATCAAAATACTGGCAATTATATTACTAGTACTACTCAAAAATACCCAGAGTGGGGATTTTCACAAGGAGAAATCATCTGTTCAGAAGATGATAGCGGATCTATATGGACAGTAGAAGAAAACATTTCAGATAAAATATCCAAAGATGTAAATCCTCAATACGATGAAGTTTACAAAtccatttttattaataatttcataGAACATAACATATTACAATATAACGTAAACAAGTCATTTATCCAAGATGATGACTTAGAACCGGAAATTATAACATCTAAACCATATGAATGGCCTTTCTTATTAAGAGGACTAAGAATGACCAATTGGAACGATGataaattgaaattttatatgtttgGTAACCCATTATTGTGGTATTCATCTACCGTAAGTATATTAGTGACACCGgtaatatattttgtaaagtATATTAGATACAAAAGAggcataaaaaaatttaaaaaattagaattaGAAGCATttgaagtttttatttgtattttcgGATACTTTATGCACTATATACCATTCTTTAAGGTATCTCGCGttctatattttcatcattATTATCCCGCATTGTTTTTTGCTTTGCTGTCATTAtgttatgttttaaaacatatgaGTCATAAATACTTACAGATTTTTATAGGTGCTAGtatatatttctattttttattttcaccGCTAACATACGGATTTATAAATCCTGATAGGATTCGAACTTTGAGGTTTATTCAATCAtggaattttttagaataa